In one window of Temnothorax longispinosus isolate EJ_2023e chromosome 11, Tlon_JGU_v1, whole genome shotgun sequence DNA:
- the Cia30 gene encoding complex I intermediate-associated protein 30, mitochondrial, translating to MNRRIFSKILTDFVIGRRKLHATSSLSCLFQQDRRSGYESKYDKPPPKQDLTILGRMSEGYRQFKEEFGLLMEEVREKLRNDPIFIYRQNEVDVVWRFKGDPKSLDQWVVTCDSDYNEGFSTAKLEMSSTGTGVFSGTINNRVPKDGKVKYAGYCNINSIPKRRSFKREVYHDWTEYTHIVLRVRGDGRCYVLNINTRGIFDLTWNDVYHYVFHTRGGPYWQYVRVPFSKFIFSSKGRLQDAQIPIELHEISNLGISLADDVSGHFRLEIDYIGLEYDEFHREEFAYESYDVSDIKF from the exons ATGAATAGGCGAATCTTTAGCAAGATATTAACAGACTTTGTGATCGGCAGAAGAAAATTGCACGCGACTTCAAGCCTATCGTGTCTATTTCAACAGGATCGAAGGTCTGGTTATGAATCAAAGTATGATAAACCACCACCGAAGCAAGATTTAACCATTCTTGGTAGAATGAGCGAAGGATACCGACAGTTTAAGGAAGAGTTTGGTCTTTTGATGGAGGAGGTGAGGGAAAAGTTGAGAAACGatcctatttttatatacagacAAAACGAAGTTGATGTTGTCTGGCGATTTAAGGGCGATCCGAAGTCGTTGGATCAGTGGGTTGTCACATGTGACAGTGATTACAATGAAGGTTTTTCAACAGCCAA ATTGGAGATGTCTTCTACTGGGACTGGGGTATTTTCGGGCACAATAAACAACCGTGTACCCAAAGATGGGAAAGTAAAGTACGCTGgctattgtaatattaacaGTATACCTAAACGAAGGTCTTTCAAGCGCGAAGTTTATCACGATTGGACAGAGTACACCCATATCGTCCTTCGCGTTAGAGGAGATGGCAGATGCTACGTGCTGAATATCAATACCAGAGGCATATTTGACTTGACTTGGAACGACGTGTATCATTACGTGTTCCACACCAGAGGCGGACCTTATTGGCAATACGTCAGGGTACCATTCTCCAAGTTCATATTTTCAAGTAAAGGCAGGCTGCAGGATGCGCAGATCCCGATCGAGCTGCATGAGATTTCGAATCTCGGCATATCGCTGGCGGACGACGTTTCCGGTCACTTCAGACTAGAAATCGATTATATTGGTTTGGAGTATGATGAATTCCATAGAGAAGAGTTTGCTTATGAATCTTACGATGTTTCAGATATCAAATTTTAG
- the Cls gene encoding probable cardiolipin synthase (CMP-forming) — translation MNYFTVLRFGHCTALNKGLIEHCLRRYIPMCQARFYVKESENRYRQRIGANERTQKKALRIRIMQNFKNTRRKVEEIIERENIWTIPNFICIGRIITSPFLSYLILTQDYQIALWLLAFAGLSDLADGWIARTWTSQASKLGSFLDPVADKLLVGTMFLSLTWVGLIPVPLTCLVVTRDVVLVTAASYIRYRSLPPPKTLARYFDPTHATVQLAPTLTSKLNTGVQLALIAGTLASPVYHFVDHPILQCLYYITAFTTVAGGASYLLSKDTYKLLRKKKTPTRTSP, via the exons ATGAACTACTTTACTGTTCTACGCTTTGGACACTGTACAGCCTTGAATAAGGGTCTAATAGAGCATTGCTTAAGACGGTACATACCTATGTGCCAAGCCAGATTCTACGTCAAAGAAAGTGAAAATCGCTACAGGCAGCGTATCGGGGCGAACGAACGGACGCAGAAGAAAGCATTACGAATACgtataatgcaaaattttaaaaataccaGAAGAAAAGTGGAAGAGATCATTGAAAGGGAAAACATTTGGACGATACccaattttatttgcataggTCGTATAATAACATCACCGTTCTTAAGTTACTTGATCCTGACACAAGATTATCAG ATAGCGCTATGGTTGCTTGCGTTTGCAGGACTGAGCGATTTGGCGGACGGATGGATTGCGCGCACCTGGACGTCGCAGGCCTCGAAACTCGGAAGCTTTCTGGATCCAGTCGCGGACAAGTTGCTCGTCGGGACGATGTTTCTCTCCCTGACCTGGGTCGGCTTGATACCAGTTCCGCTCACTTGTCTCGTTGTCACGCGCGACGTCGTTCTAGTAACTGCTGCATCTTACATTAGATATCGTTCCTTACCTCCACCG AAAACCTTGGCAAGGTACTTCGATCCTACGCACGCTACCGTACAATTGGCACCGACTTTAACGAGCAAGCTAAACACCGGAGTGCAACTGGCTCTGATTGCTGGAACGTTGGCATCACCAGTTTATCATTTCGTAGACCATCCGATCTTGCAATGCCTGTACTATATAACGGCATTCACAACGGTTGCAGGAGGTGCCAGTTATCTATTATCGAAGGATACGTATAAATTGTTGAGGAAGAAGAAAACCCCGACGCGAACATCACCTTAG
- the Syt14 gene encoding synaptotagmin-14 isoform X2 — MILAGSDHFLAVPVEATAVLGAVAGFVVLLLALFLYLSRKWCFTPPSSTALFGGVCVPLCESTNSSASQISKNIGKAFSYSDPETNSDSEEDALRRLNASRSHPPPDTLTIQAEDGPTTIVDAGTTSSSCTEEPSPADQQQCVVEVGASSIILDSREDSRQEIQVDQNDSTTNDVITAMGTVAAEEIGSLEVAFLYDAPMREMTVHVLQGRNYPAGIGGSQVRLVLLPSKKQRRKTRVRQGTSPQYIESFLLPRVNPEDVNAMGVRLRVYLWGGRMMRRERLLGEARVSFDHINLQLETTLWLTLQPPLSSSDWGTTSSLTRSDSTGSQQSVQSYAATAVPPYGSSMKGGSVAEILIGLAYNGTTGRLSVEIIKGSHFRGGGGNDTKPPDTYVKLALIDSNNHEMGRSKTGLKRAQPNPLYKETFIFQIALFQLGDVTLFLSVYNRRRGGMGRKGREMIGWLSLGLNSSGSEELQHWNEMRTARQPMQVQRWHSLLRP, encoded by the exons ATGATTCTGGCTGGATCAGACCACTTCTTAGCGG TACCTGTGGAAGCGACTGCAGTTTTGGGTGCCGTTGCCGGTTTCGTAGTACTCCTGTTAGCTCTCTTCCTTTATCTGTCCCGGAAGTGGTGCTTCACGCCGCCTTCGTCTACCGCGCTCTTCGGCGGAGTCTGTGTGCCACTCTGTGAGTCCACCAACAGCTCCGCATCTCAAATATCAAAAAACATAG GGAAAGCATTCTCCTATTCGGATCCGGAAACAAACTCCGATTCAGAGGAAGACGCTCTCCGACGATTAAACGCGTCGCGTTCGCATCCTCCACCGGATACGTTGACTATACAAGCGGAGGACGGACCAACGACTATCGTAG atgcTGGAACCACCTCCAGTAGCTGCACCGAAGAACCCTCTCCAGCAGATCAACAACAG TGCGTAGTGGAAGTTGGGGCTTCTAGTATTATACTTGACAGTAGAGAGGACAGTAGACAGGAAATACAAGTTGACCAAAATGACTCGACGACCAATGACGTCATTACAGCGATGGGTACAGTGGCTGCCGAGGAAATCGGTAGCTTGGAAGTCGCTTTTCTGTATGATGCCCCAATGCGTGAGATGACA GTTCACGTGTTACAAGGGCGAAATTATCCCGCTGGTATTGGTGGCAGCCAGGTACGGTTAGTCCTGCTGCCGTCGAAAAAGCAAAGACGCAAAACCCGTGTCCGGCAAGGAACATCTCCGCAATACATAGAGAGCTTCTTGCTTCCTCGTGTAAATCCGGAGGATGTAAACGCAATGGGTGTACGACTCAGAGTGTATCTGTGGGGTGGCCGAATGATGCGTCGGGAAAGATTGTTGGGTGAAGCCAGAGTGTCCTTCGATCACATTAATCTCCAGTTAGAAACTACCCTCTGGTTAACTCTTCAACCACCGCTTTCTTCCTCG GACTGGGGAACCACCAGCAGTTTAACTCGCAGCGATTCCACGGGATCCCAACAATCGGTCCAGTCGTATGCTGCTACAGCTGTACCACCTTATGGCAGCAGCATGAAGGGAGGCAGTGTCGCTGAGATCCTAATCGGTTTGGCGTACAACGGCACGACGGGTCGCTTATCAGTTGAAATAATCAAGGGTTCCCATTTCCGCGGTGGAGGTGGAAACGATACAAAACCTCCCGACACTTACGTCAAGTTGGCTCTTATCGATAGCAACAATCACGAAATGGGCCGGTCTAAGACCGGCTTAAAACGCGCCCAACCGAATCCTCTCTATAAGGAGACTTTTATATTTCAG ATCGCGTTGTTCCAATTGGGAGACGTGACACTCTTTCTGTCTGTGTACAACCGTCGGCGAGGCGGAATGGGCAGGAAGGGACGGGAGATGATCGGTTGGCTCTCTTTGGGTCTGAACAGCTCCGGATCTGAGGAACTGCAGCATTGGAACGAGATGCGAACGGCGAGGCAACCGATGCAAGTGCAACGTTGGCACTCGCTACTGCGTCCTTGA
- the Syt14 gene encoding synaptotagmin-14 isoform X1, whose protein sequence is MILAGSDHFLAVPVEATAVLGAVAGFVVLLLALFLYLSRKWCFTPPSSTALFGGVCVPLCESTNSSASQISKNIGKAFSYSDPETNSDSEEDALRRLNASRSHPPPDTLTIQAEDGPTTIVDAGTTSSSCTEEPSPADQQQCVVEVGASSIILDSREDSRQEIQVDQNDSTTNDVITAMGTVAAEEIGSLEVAFLYDAPMREMTVHVLQGRNYPAGIGGSQVRLVLLPSKKQRRKTRVRQGTSPQYIESFLLPRVNPEDVNAMGVRLRVYLWGGRMMRRERLLGEARVSFDHINLQLETTLWLTLQPPLSSSAQDWGTTSSLTRSDSTGSQQSVQSYAATAVPPYGSSMKGGSVAEILIGLAYNGTTGRLSVEIIKGSHFRGGGGNDTKPPDTYVKLALIDSNNHEMGRSKTGLKRAQPNPLYKETFIFQIALFQLGDVTLFLSVYNRRRGGMGRKGREMIGWLSLGLNSSGSEELQHWNEMRTARQPMQVQRWHSLLRP, encoded by the exons ATGATTCTGGCTGGATCAGACCACTTCTTAGCGG TACCTGTGGAAGCGACTGCAGTTTTGGGTGCCGTTGCCGGTTTCGTAGTACTCCTGTTAGCTCTCTTCCTTTATCTGTCCCGGAAGTGGTGCTTCACGCCGCCTTCGTCTACCGCGCTCTTCGGCGGAGTCTGTGTGCCACTCTGTGAGTCCACCAACAGCTCCGCATCTCAAATATCAAAAAACATAG GGAAAGCATTCTCCTATTCGGATCCGGAAACAAACTCCGATTCAGAGGAAGACGCTCTCCGACGATTAAACGCGTCGCGTTCGCATCCTCCACCGGATACGTTGACTATACAAGCGGAGGACGGACCAACGACTATCGTAG atgcTGGAACCACCTCCAGTAGCTGCACCGAAGAACCCTCTCCAGCAGATCAACAACAG TGCGTAGTGGAAGTTGGGGCTTCTAGTATTATACTTGACAGTAGAGAGGACAGTAGACAGGAAATACAAGTTGACCAAAATGACTCGACGACCAATGACGTCATTACAGCGATGGGTACAGTGGCTGCCGAGGAAATCGGTAGCTTGGAAGTCGCTTTTCTGTATGATGCCCCAATGCGTGAGATGACA GTTCACGTGTTACAAGGGCGAAATTATCCCGCTGGTATTGGTGGCAGCCAGGTACGGTTAGTCCTGCTGCCGTCGAAAAAGCAAAGACGCAAAACCCGTGTCCGGCAAGGAACATCTCCGCAATACATAGAGAGCTTCTTGCTTCCTCGTGTAAATCCGGAGGATGTAAACGCAATGGGTGTACGACTCAGAGTGTATCTGTGGGGTGGCCGAATGATGCGTCGGGAAAGATTGTTGGGTGAAGCCAGAGTGTCCTTCGATCACATTAATCTCCAGTTAGAAACTACCCTCTGGTTAACTCTTCAACCACCGCTTTCTTCCTCG GCACAGGACTGGGGAACCACCAGCAGTTTAACTCGCAGCGATTCCACGGGATCCCAACAATCGGTCCAGTCGTATGCTGCTACAGCTGTACCACCTTATGGCAGCAGCATGAAGGGAGGCAGTGTCGCTGAGATCCTAATCGGTTTGGCGTACAACGGCACGACGGGTCGCTTATCAGTTGAAATAATCAAGGGTTCCCATTTCCGCGGTGGAGGTGGAAACGATACAAAACCTCCCGACACTTACGTCAAGTTGGCTCTTATCGATAGCAACAATCACGAAATGGGCCGGTCTAAGACCGGCTTAAAACGCGCCCAACCGAATCCTCTCTATAAGGAGACTTTTATATTTCAG ATCGCGTTGTTCCAATTGGGAGACGTGACACTCTTTCTGTCTGTGTACAACCGTCGGCGAGGCGGAATGGGCAGGAAGGGACGGGAGATGATCGGTTGGCTCTCTTTGGGTCTGAACAGCTCCGGATCTGAGGAACTGCAGCATTGGAACGAGATGCGAACGGCGAGGCAACCGATGCAAGTGCAACGTTGGCACTCGCTACTGCGTCCTTGA
- the Syt14 gene encoding synaptotagmin-14 isoform X3 gives MILAGSDHFLAVPVEATAVLGAVAGFVVLLLALFLYLSRKWCFTPPSSTALFGGVCVPLWKAFSYSDPETNSDSEEDALRRLNASRSHPPPDTLTIQAEDGPTTIVDAGTTSSSCTEEPSPADQQQCVVEVGASSIILDSREDSRQEIQVDQNDSTTNDVITAMGTVAAEEIGSLEVAFLYDAPMREMTVHVLQGRNYPAGIGGSQVRLVLLPSKKQRRKTRVRQGTSPQYIESFLLPRVNPEDVNAMGVRLRVYLWGGRMMRRERLLGEARVSFDHINLQLETTLWLTLQPPLSSSAQDWGTTSSLTRSDSTGSQQSVQSYAATAVPPYGSSMKGGSVAEILIGLAYNGTTGRLSVEIIKGSHFRGGGGNDTKPPDTYVKLALIDSNNHEMGRSKTGLKRAQPNPLYKETFIFQIALFQLGDVTLFLSVYNRRRGGMGRKGREMIGWLSLGLNSSGSEELQHWNEMRTARQPMQVQRWHSLLRP, from the exons ATGATTCTGGCTGGATCAGACCACTTCTTAGCGG TACCTGTGGAAGCGACTGCAGTTTTGGGTGCCGTTGCCGGTTTCGTAGTACTCCTGTTAGCTCTCTTCCTTTATCTGTCCCGGAAGTGGTGCTTCACGCCGCCTTCGTCTACCGCGCTCTTCGGCGGAGTCTGTGTGCCACTCT GGAAAGCATTCTCCTATTCGGATCCGGAAACAAACTCCGATTCAGAGGAAGACGCTCTCCGACGATTAAACGCGTCGCGTTCGCATCCTCCACCGGATACGTTGACTATACAAGCGGAGGACGGACCAACGACTATCGTAG atgcTGGAACCACCTCCAGTAGCTGCACCGAAGAACCCTCTCCAGCAGATCAACAACAG TGCGTAGTGGAAGTTGGGGCTTCTAGTATTATACTTGACAGTAGAGAGGACAGTAGACAGGAAATACAAGTTGACCAAAATGACTCGACGACCAATGACGTCATTACAGCGATGGGTACAGTGGCTGCCGAGGAAATCGGTAGCTTGGAAGTCGCTTTTCTGTATGATGCCCCAATGCGTGAGATGACA GTTCACGTGTTACAAGGGCGAAATTATCCCGCTGGTATTGGTGGCAGCCAGGTACGGTTAGTCCTGCTGCCGTCGAAAAAGCAAAGACGCAAAACCCGTGTCCGGCAAGGAACATCTCCGCAATACATAGAGAGCTTCTTGCTTCCTCGTGTAAATCCGGAGGATGTAAACGCAATGGGTGTACGACTCAGAGTGTATCTGTGGGGTGGCCGAATGATGCGTCGGGAAAGATTGTTGGGTGAAGCCAGAGTGTCCTTCGATCACATTAATCTCCAGTTAGAAACTACCCTCTGGTTAACTCTTCAACCACCGCTTTCTTCCTCG GCACAGGACTGGGGAACCACCAGCAGTTTAACTCGCAGCGATTCCACGGGATCCCAACAATCGGTCCAGTCGTATGCTGCTACAGCTGTACCACCTTATGGCAGCAGCATGAAGGGAGGCAGTGTCGCTGAGATCCTAATCGGTTTGGCGTACAACGGCACGACGGGTCGCTTATCAGTTGAAATAATCAAGGGTTCCCATTTCCGCGGTGGAGGTGGAAACGATACAAAACCTCCCGACACTTACGTCAAGTTGGCTCTTATCGATAGCAACAATCACGAAATGGGCCGGTCTAAGACCGGCTTAAAACGCGCCCAACCGAATCCTCTCTATAAGGAGACTTTTATATTTCAG ATCGCGTTGTTCCAATTGGGAGACGTGACACTCTTTCTGTCTGTGTACAACCGTCGGCGAGGCGGAATGGGCAGGAAGGGACGGGAGATGATCGGTTGGCTCTCTTTGGGTCTGAACAGCTCCGGATCTGAGGAACTGCAGCATTGGAACGAGATGCGAACGGCGAGGCAACCGATGCAAGTGCAACGTTGGCACTCGCTACTGCGTCCTTGA
- the LOC139822085 gene encoding pre-mRNA-splicing factor ISY1 homolog, translated as MARNAEKAMTTLARWRAAQNNEGTRKEQERRPYLASECRDLRKAEKWRMQIIREIAKKVAQIQNAGLGEFRIRDLNDEINKLLREKRHWEAQIKELGGPDYSRVGPRMLDHEGREVPGNRGYKYFGAAKELPGVRELFEQEPPPPPRKTRAELMKDIDADYYGYMDDDDGILIPLEQKAEQEAREKCIKEWISREKEGPEVEVETTSQKLIPSQQDIQEALLVRKKKELLEKYGLD; from the exons atg GCACGAAATGCAGAAAAGGCTAT gACAACGCTTGCTCGTTGGAGAGCAGCGCAAAATAACGAGGGGACAAGGAAAGAGCAAGAGCGAAGGCCGTACTTAGCTTCAGAGTGTAGAGACTTACGTAAGGCAGAGAAATGGCGAATGCAAATAATTAGGGAAATTGCGAAGAAGGTTGCCCAAATTCAAAATGCCGGGCTTGGAGAGTTCCGCATTCGTGATCTAAATGACGAGATTAATAAGCTACTTAGAGAGAAGCGACATTGGGAGGCGCAAATAAAGGAGCTTGGCGGACCTGATTATTCCAGAGTCGGGCCTCGCATGTTAGATCATGAAGGACGTGAG GTCCCTGGTAATCGAGGTTACAAATATTTCGGCGCGGCTAAGGAACTACCAGGCGTTAGAGAATTATTCGAACAAGAACCACCGCCACCTCCTCGAAAAACTCGCGCGGAATTGATGAAGGACATCGACGCGGACTATTACGGTTACatggacgacgacgacggtatTTTGATACCACTGGAACAGAAAGCTGAGCAGGAAGCGAGAGAAAAGTGCATCAAGGAGTGGATATCTCGGGAGAAGGAAGGGCCGGAGGTCGAAGTTGAAACAACGTCACAAAAATTGATTCCTTCGCAACAAGACATTCAAGAGGCCTTACTCGttagaaagaagaaagagctGCTGGAAAAGTACGGGCTAGACTGA